The Clostridium sp. AWRP genome has a window encoding:
- the mreD gene encoding rod shape-determining protein MreD: MKKLLVLVLLSVLLFILDNALMPFFAVKSFYPGLLIIFVICYSIVNGTWEGMWLGVFAGLLQDIYFSYGFGINSFTNMIVCVIAGIVGNSIFRKRRLIPVISCFLLVLFKGLLIMGILYLCGVYVNIKNVFFTGIYDMILCIFMYKPIYNLCNKDYMEAKWKF, translated from the coding sequence ATGAAAAAATTATTAGTATTAGTTTTACTATCAGTTCTGCTATTTATTTTGGATAATGCACTGATGCCTTTTTTTGCGGTAAAGAGTTTTTATCCAGGGTTACTTATAATATTTGTAATTTGCTATTCCATTGTAAATGGAACGTGGGAAGGTATGTGGCTTGGAGTATTTGCAGGTTTACTTCAGGATATATACTTTTCATATGGTTTTGGAATAAACTCGTTTACAAATATGATAGTATGTGTAATTGCAGGTATTGTAGGAAATAGTATATTTAGAAAAAGAAGACTTATTCCTGTTATTTCTTGTTTTTTACTTGTTTTGTTTAAGGGATTGTTAATAATGGGTATTTTATACTTATGTGGAGTGTATGTGAATATAAAAAATGTATTTTTCACAGGAATTTATGATATGATTTTGTGTATCTTTATGTATAAGCCAATATATAATCTTTGCAATAAAGATTATATGGAAGCTAAGTGGAAATTTTAA
- a CDS encoding penicillin-binding transpeptidase domain-containing protein, producing the protein MKEKKHSNITRYTVLAVIMVAIFATITGRLLFLQVVKGQEYKEQSNNKSLTEIQEAAPRGKILDKNGNVLAKSIQSYVLIYNQTDENDKTFFPTMSKVFKILDESGESQKDDFELKINPYRFEFRSDDEETRKDLEIKFKRDRGLNDEIEKKIKRKNKNISENDLKSLVNKELLKITPEDTFKKLIAKYKISSAYSLEDQRRYMIIKDTLKMQSYSGYKPVTVASNIKKDTAFKFLQMSNELPGIDVDTQPIRYYPNKELGSSFIGYISKISSDYDKYKEKGYDVSSDYVGQAGIEGALEDRLKGSKGGKIVKLNKNGKIVQELGKKDSYPGETVQLTVDSKVQKAAEDSLDATMAKLRANPYGQNRSDTTNATRGAAVAIDVNTGAIIAMASRPGYDPNMFAQPGMISQDLYRQYFSPDLGVLGKEYIEKRNITSNFPGETEDQVLNTLFPLDTSIKNNTTIRQDVYDIFPKPFYNYATQSLIPPGSTFKPMTAIAGLESGVINPGFCVDDEGQFDQGGKIVKFILDGRNGVVDLAAAIQKSSNPYFMTVGKRIREALGDDGLAKYAWKFGLGVSVNSDVKAFTGIEIPEKFGQVYNTVSNKNTYASTYLWQTMADLKDGQDDKGHKLVSINLYDNSSDSSKVKQIKNDIKTLIKNSVKNGKSAFDKEKYKELFSELVKEDPNNKKDISDEKMNDLIDVIYSITVSDANAQLKVPANIENAAIGQGLNQFTPVQMANYIATLVNGGTRYKVHLVDKYLNPNGGVIEQVKPEVIQKTGIKPETIAAIKAGMGAVNEKGGTGSQVFGGFPISTGGKTGTASLGNQDQIGRTDYSEYVAFAPLDKPEIAVYAVIFDGGQGASGAAYVARDILSAYFTETGRITTSTSTGTSTSTSTQQNSN; encoded by the coding sequence TTGAAAGAGAAGAAGCATTCTAATATTACAAGATATACTGTACTAGCAGTTATTATGGTAGCTATTTTTGCAACTATTACTGGAAGACTTCTCTTTCTTCAAGTAGTAAAGGGGCAAGAGTATAAAGAGCAGTCCAATAATAAATCTTTGACAGAAATACAGGAAGCGGCTCCAAGAGGAAAAATTTTGGACAAGAATGGGAATGTTTTAGCTAAGAGCATTCAAAGTTATGTGCTTATATATAATCAAACAGATGAAAATGATAAGACTTTTTTCCCTACTATGAGTAAAGTATTTAAGATACTAGATGAAAGTGGGGAAAGTCAGAAGGATGATTTTGAACTTAAGATAAATCCTTATAGGTTTGAATTTAGAAGTGATGATGAAGAAACTAGAAAGGATCTTGAAATTAAGTTTAAAAGAGATAGAGGATTAAACGATGAAATAGAAAAGAAAATTAAAAGAAAAAATAAAAATATATCTGAAAATGATTTGAAGAGTTTAGTAAATAAAGAATTACTGAAAATAACTCCAGAGGATACTTTCAAAAAACTTATTGCCAAGTACAAAATAAGTAGTGCATATTCTTTGGAAGATCAGAGAAGATATATGATTATTAAGGATACTTTAAAAATGCAGAGTTATTCTGGGTATAAACCTGTAACAGTTGCAAGTAATATAAAGAAGGATACTGCCTTTAAATTTTTACAAATGTCAAATGAACTCCCAGGAATAGATGTGGATACCCAGCCTATAAGATATTATCCTAATAAGGAGCTAGGGTCTAGTTTTATAGGATACATATCTAAAATATCTTCTGACTATGATAAATACAAGGAAAAAGGTTACGATGTAAGTAGTGATTATGTAGGTCAGGCAGGCATAGAAGGTGCACTTGAAGATAGATTGAAAGGGTCAAAGGGAGGAAAAATAGTAAAGCTGAATAAAAATGGAAAAATAGTTCAAGAATTGGGCAAAAAAGACTCTTACCCAGGTGAAACAGTTCAGTTAACAGTGGATTCCAAGGTTCAAAAAGCAGCAGAAGATTCATTGGATGCTACTATGGCAAAGCTAAGAGCTAATCCTTATGGTCAGAATAGATCTGATACTACCAATGCAACTAGAGGGGCAGCAGTAGCAATTGATGTGAATACGGGAGCAATAATTGCAATGGCAAGCAGGCCTGGTTATGATCCAAATATGTTCGCACAACCTGGTATGATATCTCAAGATTTATATAGGCAATATTTCAGCCCAGATTTAGGAGTTCTTGGAAAGGAATATATAGAGAAGAGAAATATAACTTCAAATTTTCCAGGGGAGACAGAGGATCAAGTGCTAAACACGTTATTCCCACTTGATACAAGTATAAAAAATAACACTACTATAAGACAAGATGTTTATGACATATTTCCAAAACCGTTTTATAATTATGCTACTCAGTCTTTAATACCTCCGGGTTCTACATTCAAACCAATGACTGCTATTGCAGGCCTTGAAAGTGGAGTAATAAATCCAGGCTTTTGTGTAGATGATGAAGGACAGTTTGATCAGGGTGGTAAGATTGTAAAGTTTATATTGGATGGTAGAAATGGAGTAGTGGATTTAGCTGCTGCCATACAGAAATCCAGTAACCCTTATTTTATGACTGTAGGCAAGCGCATCCGCGAGGCTCTTGGAGACGATGGACTTGCTAAATATGCATGGAAGTTTGGACTTGGCGTTTCCGTAAATAGTGATGTAAAAGCATTCACCGGCATAGAAATTCCAGAAAAATTTGGGCAAGTATATAATACAGTATCAAATAAAAATACTTATGCCAGCACTTATTTATGGCAAACTATGGCTGACCTTAAAGACGGTCAGGATGATAAAGGTCATAAGCTAGTTTCAATTAATCTATATGATAATAGCAGTGATTCAAGCAAGGTAAAGCAAATTAAGAATGATATCAAAACTTTGATAAAGAATTCTGTAAAAAATGGAAAGAGTGCTTTTGATAAAGAAAAATACAAAGAATTATTTTCTGAACTTGTAAAGGAAGATCCTAATAACAAAAAGGATATAAGTGATGAGAAAATGAATGATTTGATTGATGTCATATATAGCATAACTGTTTCAGATGCAAATGCTCAGTTAAAGGTACCGGCTAATATAGAAAATGCTGCTATAGGACAGGGACTTAACCAATTTACTCCTGTTCAGATGGCAAATTATATTGCTACCCTGGTGAATGGTGGAACTAGATATAAAGTACATTTGGTAGATAAATATTTAAATCCTAATGGAGGAGTTATTGAGCAGGTTAAACCAGAAGTTATACAGAAAACTGGAATTAAGCCTGAAACTATAGCTGCTATTAAAGCAGGAATGGGTGCAGTTAATGAGAAAGGTGGTACAGGGTCACAAGTATTTGGCGGATTCCCAATAAGTACAGGAGGAAAGACAGGTACTGCAAGTTTGGGAAATCAAGATCAAATAGGAAGAACTGACTATTCTGAATATGTTGCATTTGCACCTCTTGATAAACCAGAAATAGCTGTATATGCAGTCATATTTGATGGTGGTCAAGGAGCAAGTGGTGCAGCTTATGTAGCAAGAGATATTCTTTCAGCATATTTTACTGAAACAGGCCGTATAACTACTAGTACGTCTACTGGTACGTCTACTAGTACAAGTACTCAACAAAACAGTAATTAA